The following are encoded together in the Brassica napus cultivar Da-Ae chromosome A9, Da-Ae, whole genome shotgun sequence genome:
- the LOC106415354 gene encoding SUPPRESSOR OF ABI3-5 yields MDPGRFGRQQDWDNTSAPEGYGPEHDPNSRFGVSYDRGYRDDVYNHPPGHDMGPLPQSRRRNSEETYPRELRRHEKPSTDTNYDADYYHDTEVGSRNGYYRDQGHERSSRYDGRDDYSSSRSRNYHHNRDDSRGKDYDYARRSYDSDYERGSVRDGNRKSGDSQDRERNSRDREWGSRDREGDNRSFSRERDVSPQRRYEKSRSGSAGRDGFSRSRSRSPRGRSHGRSYREDSYEGDHWYGSERRREYEDRHEQDHFSATPSATVVVKGLSTKSTEEDLYQLLAEWGPLHHVRVIREQNSGISRGFAFIDFPTVDAARTMMNRIEHDGIIVDGRKLIFRYSTPRAGVPRRQENTSRRGYGGNIVPSDWICTICGCINFARRTSCFQCNEPKTDDSPSVDVGLSNSTAGRRSSESGPTHVLVVRGLDEDADEEMIRYEFSKHAPIKDLRLVRDKFTHVSRGFAFVHFFSVEDATKALEATNGTILDKNGKILRVAYAKSVHGSGTGMPASSHASNLAAAAIEAAAFSQQYDGAGWAPKEYNHDEKQTGGHAQGIGEMASAPQSGYVWDEASGYYYDAASGYYYDGNSGLYYDSSSGIWYSYDPQTQQYVPCPDQNNESKSTGTQPESAKMEKSSQQKVIISAAATPTVEKTISLPDAVQAAAAAAIASEKREKERVKEIKLASKSSILASKKKMSNVLTMWKQRTSETQTQRPSLGGENPPPTVLAEARSSFSTVQPKGKLTTDTVIAKERSTSSHGVVALTATPTTESSSSSKAGAPLMGVMRGSFGGASSSANVQVPPVLPSAPSPSVPVSAYGSGRRRFSEKPTAAPTHREQPQTSYRDRAAERRNLYGSSAPIDNDLMDSSEDIMRKGASDPTPFPPGVGVRGTTTTEVSDYDVITEEKAIDESNVGNRMLRNMGWHEGSGLGRDGSGMKEPVQAQGVDRRAGLGSQQKRLDPEFEAQPGDTYRTVLHKKALARFREMSDNN; encoded by the exons ATGGACCCTGGTCGATTTGGTCGGCAGCAAGATTGGGATAATACCAGT GCTCCGGAGGGTTATGGTCCTGAGCATGATCCAAACAGCCG gTTTGGCGTATCATATGATAGGGGATATCGGGATGATGTCTACAATCATCCACCTGGACATGATATGGGTCCTTTGCCTCAGTCTAGAAGGAGAAACTCTGAGGAAACTTATCCTCGTGAACTTCGTAGGCATGAAAAGCCTTCTACCGATACAAACTATGATGCTGATTATTATCATGACACTGAAGTTGGGAGTCGTAATGGATACTACCGTGATCAAGGACACGAAAGGTCTTCACGATATGATGGCCGTGATGACTACTCTTCCAGTAGATCTAGAAACTACCATCATAACAGAGATGATAGCCGTGGAAAAGATTATGATTATGCTCGTCGGAGTTATGATTCCGATTATGAAAGGGGCAGTGTGAGAGATGGCAATAGGAAGAGTGGGGACTCGCAGGATAGAGAACGGAACTCACGTGATAGAGAGTGGGGTTCACGTGATAGAGAAGGGGACAATAGATCTTTCAGCCGTGAAAGAGATGTGAGTCCACAGAGGAGATATGAGAAATCTCGCTCTGGATCTGCTGGACGTGATGGGTTCTCTAGATCAAGATCAAGATCTCCTAGAGGTCGGAGCCATGGGCGAAGTTATCGGGAGGACAGCTACGAGGGAGATCACTGGTATGGAAGTGAGAGGCGAAGAGAGTATGAAGATAGACATGAACAGGATCATTTTTCTGCT ACCCCATCCGCCACTGTTGTTGTGAAGGGTCTCTCAACGAAATCAACAGAAGAAGATCTGTACCAGCTTCTG GCTGAATGGGGTCCTCTGCATCATGTCCGTGTGATTCGGGAGCAAAATTCTGGAATTTCTCGTGGATTTGCATTTATTGATTTCCCCACGGTG GATGCCGCACGCACCATGATGAACAGAATTGAGCATGATGGTATAATTGTGGATGGAAGGAAGCTGATTTTTCGTTACAg CACACCGAGGGCTGGTGTGCCCCGTAGGCAGGAAAATACTTCTAGGCGCGGTTATGGTGGCAATATAGTTCCCTCAGATTGGATATGTACAATCTGTGGCTGTATCAATTTTGCACGGCGAACCTCTTGCTTTCAG TGTAATGAACCAAAGACCGATGATTCTCCTTCAGTTGACGTAGGTTTATCCAACTCAACAGCGGGAAGACGAAGTTCTGAATCAG GTCCAACTCATGTCTTAGTTGTACGCGGGTTGGATGAAGATGCTGACGAGGAAATGATTCGGtatgaattttccaaacatGCTCCTATCAAG GATCTTCGTCTTGTCAGAGACAAATTCACGCATGTTTCACGAGGATTTGCATTTGTCCATTTCTTTTCG GTTGAGGATGCTACCAAGGCACTTGAAGCAACAAACGGAACAATCCTCGACAAGAATGGTAAAATCCTGAGAGTCGCATATGCAAAGAGCGTTCATGGTTCTGGAACTGGTATGCCAGCATCATCTCATGCCAGCAACCTCGCTGCTGCCGCAATTGAAGCAGCAGCATTTTCTCAACAG TATGACGGGGCGGGATGGGCTCCAAAGGAATATAATCATGATGAGAAGCAAACTGGAGGGCACGCCCAGGGCATTGGGGAAATGGCTTCTGCTCCTCAATCTGGATACGTGTGGGATGAAGCATCTGGTTATTACTATGATGCTGCTTCTGGATATTACTACGATGGAAATTCAG GTCTTTATTACGACAGCAGTAGTGGGATTTGGTACTCGTATGACCCTCAAACGCAACAATATGTTCCTTGTCCTGATCAGAACAATGAGAGTAAATCAACTGGAACACAACCTGAGTCTGCCAAGATGGAGAAATCCAGccaacaaaaggttattatctCTGCAGCTGCTACCCCGACTGTAGAAAAGACTATCTCCTTACCAGATGCGGTTCAGGCGGCTGCGGCAGCAGCAATTGCAtcggagaagagagaaaaagaaagagtgaAGGAAATAAAACTTGCATCAAAGAGTAGCATACTGGCTagcaagaaaaaaatgagtaaTGTTTTAACAATGTGGAAGCAGCGGACCAGTGAAACACAAACACAACGTCCCTCACTTGGTGGTGAAAATCCACCACCTACCGTTCTCGCTGAAGCAAGGTCGTCTTTCTCCACTGTACAACCCAAGGGCAAGCTGACAACTGATACAGTGATTGCAAAGGAGAGATCTACCTCCAGTCATGGAGTTGTTGCACTGACAGCAACTCCCACTACAGAAAGCTCGAGTAGCAGTAAAGCAGGAGCACCTTTGATGGGGGTGATGAGAGGTTCTTTCGGAGGAGCTTCTTCCTCAGCTAATGTACAAGTGCCTCCGGTTTTGCCTTCTGCTCCTTCCCCTTCTGTTCCGGTTTCGGCTTATGGGAGTGGGAGAAGAAGGTTCTCTGAAAAGCCGACCGCAGCGCCTACTCACAGAGAACAGCCTCAGACATCATACAGGGACCGTGCTGCGGAAAGAAGAAACTTATACGGTTCATCAGCTCCGATTGATAATGATCTTATGGATTCAA GTGAAGATATTATGAGAAAAGGTGCATCAGATCCAACACCCTTTCCTCCTGGTGTGGGCGTACGTGGAACTACCACGACCGAAGTCAGTGATTACGATGTAATCACAGAGGAGAAAGCAATAGACGAAAGTAACGTGGGAAACAGAATGTTGAGGAACATGGGTTGGCACGAAGGATcg GGTTTAGGGAGAGACGGGAGTGGAATGAAAGAACCAGTGCAAGCGCAAGGCGTTGATAGGAGAGCAGGACTTGGGAGTCAACAGAAGAGACTTGATCCCGAGTTTGAGGCTCAGCCTGGTGATACCTACAGAACTGTTCTCCATAAGAAAGCTCTTGCGAGGTTTCGTGAAATGTCTGACAATAATTGA
- the LOC106412001 gene encoding NDR1/HIN1-like protein 6: MKTDDKKEKPAIPMLASEAPKPNAAMETQSANGGGGTKGKKRNRKICICVTLLILLLIFIVVLVLGLTLFKPKRPITTIDSVAVDRLQASVDVLNLKVVLNLTLSVDLSLKNPNCVGFSFGNSSALLNYGGKLIGEAPLPASRVGPENTLPMNITLTLMADRLLTDTQIINDVMSGSIPINTFVKVAGKVSVLKIFKIKVQSSSSCDIVISVANRNVTSQHCKYSTKL, encoded by the coding sequence ATGAAAACAGATGATAAAAAGGAGAAGCCAGCAATACCCATGTTAGCATCCGAAGCGCCCAAGCCAAACGCAGCCATGGAAACGCAGTCTGCAAACGGCGGCGGCGGGACAAAAGGGAAGAAACGCAACCGCAAAATCTGCATCTGCGTCACACTCctcatcctcctcctcatctTCATAGTCGTCCTCGTCTTAGGCCTCACTCTCTTCAAACCCAAACGCCCCATCACCACCATCGACTCCGTCGCCGTGGATCGTCTCCAAGCCTCCGTCGACGTCCTCAATCTCAAGGTCGTCCTAAACCTAACGCTCAGCGTCGATCTCTCCTTGAAAAACCCTAACTGCGTCGGATTCAGCTTCGGCAACTCGTCCGCGTTGCTTAACTACGGCGGCAAGTTAATCGGAGAGGCGCCGCTTCCGGCGAGTCGAGTCGGGCCGGAGAATACGCTGCCTATGAACATAACGCTGACGTTGATGGCGGATCGGTTACTCACCGACACGCAGATTATTAATGACGTCATGTCCGGGTCTATACCTATCAACACTTTCGTTAAGGTCGCCGGGAAAGTAAGTGTTCTGAAGATCTTTAAGATTAAAGTTCAGTCGTCTTCGTCGTGTGATATTGTCATCTCTGTTGCGAATCGTAACGTTACGAGTCAACACTGTAAGTATTCGACTAAGCTGTGA
- the LOC106415674 gene encoding 50S ribosomal protein L17, chloroplastic, translating into MAAIPMATATPTDSMSRVWSMSSLKSSLPSAVTCRLPSPSSRRPVLVSSPSPRLPSFSGLSPVNPLISTGLPGWQSFEDGFKIIDGGGRVYAMRHGRRVPKLNRPPDQRKALLRGLTTQLLKHGRIKTTRARASAMRKFVDKMITLAKDGSLHKRRQALGYIYEKQIVHALFAEVPDRYGERNGGYTRIIRTLPRRGDNAPMAYIELV; encoded by the exons ATGGCGGCAATCCCAATGGCAACGGCCACTCCTACAGACTCCATGAGCAGAGTTTGGAGCATGTCATCTCTCAAATCATCTCTCCCCTCCGCCGTAACTTGCCGTCTACCTTCCCCGTCTTCTCGCCGTCCCGTCCTCGTCTCTTCTCCATCACCGCGTCTCCCTTCATTCTCCGGTCTCTCCCCGGTTAACCCCCTCATCTCAACCGGTCTTCCAG GTTGGCAAAGCTTCGAGGATGGGTTCAAGATCATCGACGGCGGTGGCCGCGTGTACGCGATGAGGCACGGGAGGAGAGTCCCGAAGCTGAACAGGCCACCGGACCAGAGGAAAGCTCTGCTCCGTGGGCTCACGACGCAGCTGTTGAAGCACGGGAGGATCAAGACGACTCGAGCTAGAGCTAGTGCGATGAGGAAGTTTGTGGATAAGATGATTACTTTAGCCAAGGACGGGTCTCTGCACAAGCGGAGGCAAGCGTTGGGGTATATCTACGAGAAGCAGATCGTTCACGCGTTGTTCGCTGAGGTTCCGGATAGGTACGGGGAGAGGAATGGTGGGTACACGAGGATTATTAGGACTCTTCCGAGGAGAGGTGATAATGCTCCTATGGCGTATATTGAGCTTGTTTAA
- the LOC106415282 gene encoding protein SCARECROW-like: MAESSGKTTSSDNNSSNRSTVPPHPPPPASAMVRKRLASEMSSSSSLNNNQRPPPPHRASHLPDSNYIVTAAAADSTTHPTPPVSVCGFSGLPVFPSDNNNNRTAMSVQPMEQQDSSSSSPTVWVDAIIRDLINSSASVSIPQLIQNVRDIIFPCNPNLGALLEYRLRSLMLLDPPPSSSDAPPPQPPFEPLYHQQQQQPKPPTPPPPQVQQQERENTPPPPPETVTTTTTTTTTTAEALRERKEEIKRQKQDEEGLHLLTLLLQCAEAVSADNLEEANKLLLEISQLSTPYGTSAQRVAAYFSEAMSARLLNSCLGIYAALPSRWMPQTHSLKMVSAFQVFNGISPLVKFSHFTANQAIQEAFEKEDCVHIIDLDIMQGLQWPGLFHILASRPGGPPHVRLTGLGTSMEALQATGKRLSDFADKLGLPFEFCPLAEKVGNLDAERLNVRKREAVAVHWLQHSLYDVTGSDTHTLWLLQRLAPKVVTVVEQDLSHAGSFLGRFVEAIHYYSALFDSLGASYGEESEERHVVEQQLLSKEIRNVLAVGGPSRSGEVKFESWREKMQQCGFKGISLAGNAATQATLLLGMFPSDGYTLVDDNGTLKLGWKDLSLLTASAWTPCS, encoded by the exons ATGGCGGAATCAAGCGGTAAAACAACTTCTTCCGACAACAACAGCAGCAACCGTAGTACTGTTCCtcctcatcctcctcctcctgcttCAGCTATGGTGAGAAAGAGATTAGCTTCGGAGatgtcttcatcttcttccttaaaCAACAACCAACGTCCTCCTCCTCCCCACCGCGCCTCTCACCTCCCTGACTCCAACTACATCGtcacggcggcggcggcggactCGACAACCCACCCGACACCACCTGTCTCTGTCTGCGGCTTCTCCGGTCTACCGGTTTTTCCTtccgacaacaacaacaaccggACAGCTATGTCCGTACAGCCAATGGAGCAACaagactcttcttcttcttcgcctaCTGTCTGGGTCGACGCCATTATCAGAGACTTAATCAACTCCTCTGCTTCGGTCTCCATCCCTCAGCTCATCCAAAACGTTAGAGACATCATCTTCCCTTGCAACCCTAACCTCGGCGCTCTTCTTGAATACAGACTCCGCTCTCTCATGCTTCTTGATCCTCCTCCCTCCTCCTCCGACGCTCCTCCTCCTCAGCCGCCTTTTGAGCCTCTCTAccatcagcaacaacaacagcCTAAACCTCctactcctcctcctcctcaggtTCAGCAGCAAGAAAGGGAGAACACTCCACCGCCGCCGCCGGAGACTgtgaccaccaccaccaccaccaccacgaccacgGCGGAGGCcttgagagagagaaaagaagagatCAAGCGTCAGAAGCAAGACGAAGAAGGCTTGCATCTCCTCACTCTCCTCCTCCAATGCGCCGAAGCTGTCTCCGCGGACAACCTCGAGGAAGCCAACAAGCTCCTCCTCGAGATCTCTCAGCTCTCCACTCCCTACGGAACGTCCGCGCAGCGCGTCGCCGCTTACTTCTCCGAAGCCATGTCCGCTCGCCTGCTCAACTCCTGTCTCGGCATCTACGCGGCGTTGCCTTCGCGGTGGATGCCGCAGACGCACAGCTTGAAGATGGTCTCCGCCTTCCAGGTGTTCAACGGGATAAGCCCTCTGGTGAAGTTCTCGCACTTCACGGCTAACCAAGCGATTCAAGAAGCGTTCGAGAAGGAAGATTGTGTCCACATCATTGATTTGGATATCATGCAGGGGCTTCAGTGGCCTGGTTTGTTTCATATACTTGCTTCTAGACCTGGTGGGCCTCCTCACGTGCGTCTCACGGGACTTGGTACTTCTATGGAAGCTCTTCAGGCTACTGGGAAACGTCTTTCGGATTTTGCGGATAAGCTTGGCTTGCCTTTTGAGTTTTGTCCTTTGGCTGAGAAAGTTGGGAACTTGGATGCTGAGAGACTTAATGTGAGGAAGAGAGAAGCTGTTGCTGTTCATTGGCTTCAGCATTCTCTTTATGATGTTACTGGCTCTGATACACACACTCTCTGGTTACTCCAAAG ATTAGCACCTAAGGTGGTGACAGTAGTGGAACAAGACTTGAGCCATGCTGGTTCTTTCTTAGGAAGATTTGTGGAAGCAATACATTACTACTCGGCGCTGTTTGATTCCTTAGGAGCAAGCTACGGAGAAGAGAGCGAGGAGAGACATGTTGTTGAGCAGCAGCTACTGTCCAAAGAGATAAGGAACGTATTGGCTGTTGGTGGACCGTCGAGGAGCGGTGAAGTGAAGTTTGAGAGCTGGAGGGAGAAGATGCAGCAATGTGGATTCAAAGGGATATCTTTGGCTGGGAATGCAGCGACGCAAGCTACGCTTTTGTTGGGGATGTTTCCATCGGATGGTTATACTTTGGTTGATGATAATGGTACACTTAAGCTTGGATGGAAAGATCTCTCGTTACTCACTGCTTCAGCTTGGACTCCttgttcttag